The Quercus lobata isolate SW786 chromosome 4, ValleyOak3.0 Primary Assembly, whole genome shotgun sequence genome segment tttagattttagaaggGTTTAGTGGTTATTAGtgggtttatttaattttaaattttagatgggtttagtgGCTATTAGTGAATTTCATAACGTAATtctatattcttatttttctccTTAGTTTGATTCGAAAACAAACAGATGGAtaggttattttctttcattggGGAGATCTCTTGTTATACTTCTGCATCCCTTATGCAAGTTGCTTTGGCATCTAAAATTAATGCCTTGTTGTAAAAGTATCTTTTTATATGCTTTGCTttcattcatatattttttattgacggatcacacacacacacacatatatatgcgCTGCAAGTTAGGATTGTTTTGTGAAGAAATCTACCAAAAAACTGTTTATTGATCTgtttgtttttgagaaaatggagTATCTTGACTTGCTTAAGAAGGGCCTCgttgttttattttctattgcTTTATTTTGAAAGCTCATTACATATATAGAACTGTTTTAGGATCTGTTTGTTTTCATGGAGTATCTTGAATTGCTTCTGAAGGGTCTCGTTGTTTTGTTTCCTATTGCTTTCTGTTGTATGCTTATTACATACAAGTGGAGCTTCCGGAAGATAGAGAAGGAGCCAACGAAAGTATTGGTCACTGGTGCTGCAGGCATGCTAGCTCAATATGATATTCTATTGGCTTTTCCTGGTCCTTGctagaaatattattatatcTCCAACTTAGATAGCTGAACCTagaactttatttatttttgctgaatttcTGAACCATATTTATCTAGATTTTATTCTAATTGACAAAAATGAATGTTCTCCTAATGTGAAACCTCAAAAGTTCCTTTTTTGCATGATTGCTTAATCCAAATATGCTTGTATGCTTGTGGATActtgttttcatttttccttcttttggtATCTTTAgctcatatatacatatttcatttatttcttttgttagaataatggttaaataattactatttgtttttgaaaatgtaaCGCTTAAATAATGCcactatttttatttgaaaatgagtttaaattacttttttgtagATAATCTAAAGAaatctttcaaattttaactGTTTTTCTGTTGTTATAGTCATTATTATCTTATACAATGAAGTCTTTTCCAGattctccacaaaaaaaagaaaaaaaaaatccaaatagttGGAAAGAATGAGAATTGAAAGAAAAGAGTGTCTTATTATATCAAGATGACTGTTGTTGTCACTATATCAAGGACCAAGTGTATTTGATTTTCAATTGTGTAGTGTGTATCTCAAAAGTTTGATTTTGTTCAACAGGGCAAATAGGTTATGCCATCCTTCCAATGATTGCAAGGGGAGTCATGTTGGGTCCTGATCAGCCTGTGACTCTGCACTTGTTTGATAATATCAAGCAGGCAGATGAAGCCTTGAATGGGATAAAAATGGAATTGATTGATGCTGCCTTTCCTCTTCTGAAAGGTATGTCTCTTATCTTGAGAGATAATTCTAGTTAGATAGAATTATTCTCTCCCTTGAGGTTTCTTAAACTGTCATGAATATGTTTGGATAGGTGTGATTGCTACCACGGACATTGTTGAAGCTTGTAAAGATGTCAATATTGCTGTTATGCTTGGTGGATTCCCACGGAAGGAAGGTATGGAAAGGACGGATATGATGTCTAAAAATGTGTCTATGTACATGGCTCAAGCTTTGGCCTTGGGCAAGCATGCTGCTGCAGATTGCAAGGTGACCTCATAAATGCACTTGAGTGTGTAGATATGATATAACTCATATAAGATTTTAGAGACACCCACACTAGTTTACAATATTATAAGTTCACCTTATATAGATTTGTATTGTTTGTATATGTATCCTACTTTAAAAGTCATGAAATTGGATGCTCTAagatgttttaagttttaaaagcGGAGACCTTTTGGTGCGGACACCATATTGGACTTATTGATGTTGATTAATGATGTAGAACATATATCATAGGCTTTCCTTAGGTAGAGAGACAAACAAAAGTTAGTGCACAAGCAATCTAGGAAGTAGAAAATTACTTGTAGAAATCATTGATGATGACCACTATGCACCCTTGACATGatagtcactctacaagtacAAAGTTCTTGTGggtgtttgggggggggggaagggctAGGGTTCAATTTTCCAGGAGaaagttttacacacatatgtacttaaattatgttaagagtagaatttctatcttgtataaaaaaatttaaaaaaaaattcattggtGATGGCGATAGAATTCCCTGAAAATTATAAGGGAAACAATGCTAGGAGCTAAACTCGTCATCTCTGAGTCTCCGACCACGGCCAAAGCCAATTTTTGAGAAAACTCTTTCATTTAGTCcctgaaattttcatttttgccatttttagtaattttattcGGTTACAACTTTTCatttaaaagtcaaaataatgTCCCATCTTTTTTGCAATTATCTCAGTTTTGCAATTTTTGGGtatatgttttcttattttgtcACCTAATTTTGTACTTAATGcgaattagggttttagggtgTTTTCCTAGCCATATTAGGAGTGCTTTAAGGTTTCTAAGGGTCTCCTAGCAGCCCTAGGACTGCTTCACTATTTAAACGCAATTAATAAATATTCAGACTTTTGTCTCCTAATTTTATGGTAGATTCCAATAACCATTCTTGTGAATTCAAGGCACCTAGGTTATTTTTCCTAAACAAACACATTTTGTTCCTTATTATGAACAAAACTCATTATGAgttaattttttcagaattttttttttttcagtatttaaTGTATTTGTTATGAAGTTATTTCCTTTAATTTCACTATAGAAGACAAGTTgattatgaataaataaaattttattggatGTTTTTCTTCCAACGCTTGATGTTTAGTACAAGCAATCCTAGGCAGTGAACCTAGGTTCTTATCTCTGTTACTTTGCTTGGTACTAATTCCAGGCAACTGTAATTGTTGATTCCTGGGTTCTATCCCTCTTTCCATTGCTGACTTCAGGTTCTATcctgtttgtttttattttacttcACAAATACACATTCCCATTGAAAATTTGGTCGTCCTGCATGACCTTTAGATTGAGATGCCCTCTTTAGGTCAAGATAATTGTGCATTTTCAAGTCTAGGTTCCAACTTATTTATGAATGTCTTTAGTGAAAACCAGATTTCTAACTATTACAAATGTTGgaattttttagtgtttttttcccttaatcttCATTTCCATGCAGTTAATTTTTGGACTTGATATTGTTTCATAAGTTGATGCCTTTTCATTGCTTTTATGCAGGTGCTAGTTTTTGCCAAGCCATCAAACACCAATGCACTCATCTTGAAAGAATTTGCTCCTTCAATCTCAGAGAAAAACATCACATGCCTAACACGACTTGATCATAACAGGGCATTGAGCCAAATAGCTAAGAGGCTAAAGGTTCATGCTAGTGATGTCAAGAACATAATCATTTGGGGCAATCACTCTTCAACTCATTATCCAGACGTCAATCATGCGACTTTCACCACTAAAGATGGAGAGAGACTAGTCCGAGAACATGTTGCAGACGATCATTGGTATCTCAAAATATCCAACATGTTTATTCATTTCCACTTTCACATGTTTAAATTATTTGGAGACATTGGTTGATAACCTGCATCAAACTTCCTCTGATACCATGATAATTAAACTAGTACTTCtcctaaaagtttaaactattaagaaatggtaaatttaataattatttaaccattattaTAGCATTACTTGTGTTAGaagtatgtggttaaatgattaaatttaccatatcttaatagcttaagctttttGGATAATCAGTTATTTAATATGGTATTAAGGTCTTGAGTTTGATCCCTATCACTTTACCTCTCATTTAAATTCTCACGTGTTAAGCCTTATCTATTAAAAGGTAGTTTCGGCTCACACGTGAGGGGAAGTGTTAGAAATatgtgattaaatgattaaatttaccatatctcAATAGCTTAAATTTTTTGGACAATCCGTAATTTAACAACTTGTTGCTAAGTCAAATGCATAATGTTATTAACATTCAGCATTCTGGTAGTTGTAGCTATTGCCCCCCCTTGAGATATTAGTGATTCATCATCTATGAAAACAAAATGCCCCAGTGAAATTATGCTCTCCTTAGATTATCATGCTTCTTTTAGGTAATAGCTTGGGGTGTACTGTCAAGTAGTATCTACATGCCAATTACCTAACCCAGGGATTCAAATCTTTAGGGTATtggtatatatacacacaagcACTTGTTTCTTGAGTCCTGTTAGGACCTGGCTTTgatattgaaaaattattaaactcCAAAGTTTTAGGTTGGCATGGGGAGTACAGTAGTGTGCATGTTTTAATTTTAGGTTGCAACCCTTTGTAGGGCCTTCATCAACTGtccacttttttttataaaaaaaaaaaatttgtttgtcatAGGTTAAAAACCGAGTTCATCAAAACCGTACAGCATCGTGGTTTAGCCATTATCAAAGCTCGGAAAGCATCAAGTGCATTGTCTGCTGCAAGTGCTGCCTGTGATCATATACGTGATTGGGTTTTTGGGACTCCCAAGGTTGATTCTTTTTCATCTCAAATGGCATTTGATCATGTAGAACTTACTtgcttttatattcttttgtaatttttccttTGGATTTGTAATTCAGGGAACGTGGGTTTCCATGGGAGTTTGTTCTGATGGTTCTTATGGGATCGAACCTGGCCTTATTTACTCTTTTCCTGTTAGATGTGAGAATGGAAAATGGTCAATTGTGCAGGGTAAGTTCTGTGGGGCTTCTAAATGTTGTAAATGTTACGTCTTCCTTCCTTAAGTGTTGAACTTCTAATATTTCTGAAGCTACAAATCACTATAATTTGCTTAGAGGAAGATATGCTATTTGTCAATTATGTCTTAGATCTAAATAATGGTTTAGAGCAAAGGTTATTTGGAGTAGTGTGGACTATAACAATGAAATGCACAAAGCTCAGAACTCCCAGTTACTGATGAGCAATGATGATTAAAATGAGCGCTGAGAGTTATATAATTGAGGATTCATGaatgaataattataattatgagAGCTTACTATACTTTTGTGTCTGCATTTTATATTCCAAATGTTGTGAaatagttcaaatttttttatttttttattattacttgcATAAGACTACTTCAGTGCACTCAGTGTTTGGAACTTGTTTATACATTGGCAGGGCTCAAGATCGATGAGTTCTCAAGGGCAAAGATGGATGCAACGGCAAAAGAACTCATCGAGGAAGCATCATTCGCCAAGTCATGCCTCAATGAACAATGAACCCATCTTCCCTTGGAGAATGAAGAAGACTtgataaatatatgaaaataaaaaaggatttcCAATTTCTATTCTAACTTTATGTACAAATTTTCTCCATCACTTGTAAGCTTTGGAACAATAACAAAACAAGATGAGCCATTctgatttatctttttttcatgTGTTAACGAAAGTGTAGACGACTTCACCTAGCCCCTCCCCCAATTCAATAATCAGTTCTATGTCACTAATCACATGTTTTCATTCACTTTCTAATTAGTCATTTAAAGTTTCtattaattatttcaaaaatcctataaaatatgaaattttgaagtcataaaaaatgctaaagacTAACAATTTAACTATGTTGCTTTGAGTTTAACTAACAGGACACGGCTTATGTCCTATGCATCAGTGCACTGGACACGTATTCACATCATAACATGTGTAGTGCATAGATGCACTGGCCACAAGCTTAAACTTAACTGTCATTCAATGGAAAGTCCATCAACCTATAAGACAGAAGGGTTTAAATCCAAGCGCTATATAACATTAGGATAATGAACTCAAATTTTAAAGCTTTTAGGaggcaaaatcaaaattacattaatttttactgtgtaaattacaatttaatctAATTTATATTATCATCATATATGGGTCAtactttttatcaaaaaaaaaaaaaaacatatatggGTTACACTTATTCAACTGTTcctttatgtgtttttttttagagtacCATACCCACTAAAATCTTAAACACTCGCAATTtaatgagaaatgatatatttacaacattttcttaatatttttacaacaaatcctaagtgtgATAAGTTGATTTTGAGACATTTTTGTTATGTGACCActtttggaactcgagtctctaaaaacttttaaaaaatatcattttatgattttttttgtgaaactcgagtactcgagtttcaaaagtggtcacataacaaaaatatttcaaaattggGAACATAACTAATATGTTTGGGAAATTAGCCTAacacgcgcgcacacacacactttaaaaaaatatcattttatgattttttttgtgaaactcgagtactcgagtttcaaaagtggtcacataacaaaaatatttcaaaattggGAACATAACTAATATGTTTGGGAAATTAGCCTAACacgcgcgcgcgcacacacacacacacaaccaaaaaaaaaaaaaaaccctgcgtggactttattttcaatattttctctcttttttttttttttggaagcttAGAAAGTGCAGGAAAATGACACAACGTGATTGTCAATAATGAGCAAAGGAAAGTAAAAGCCTCCTCTAAACTAAGTGTAGCACAACCATTTAGCTTGGTTGTGGTGCTTTGATGAAAGTGAATTTTGCATTCATCGGAACTTTCATAACTTAAATCTATATTCTTATCTTTTTCCTTAGTACGattggaaaacaaaaagaagggtATGTTCTTTTCTTTGGATTGGGGAGAACTCTTTTACTTTTGCATCTCTTATGCTGCTATGCAATTTTCTTTAGCATCTGAAAAGCTTTGTTGTACGGACCTTTAATATCATTCATATACAAATGCATGATGCAAGTTGGGCTTGCTTTGTGAAGAAATCCAGATGGAACTGATTATTGATCTGTCtgtttttaggaaaattaagTATCTTGAATTGCTTCACAAGGGTCACATTGTTTTGGTTTATATTGCATTGTATTGGTGGCTTATTAGATACATTTGGAGCTTCtttaagagagagaaggaaCCAATGAAAGTGTTGGTCAAGGGTGCTACAGGCATGCAAGCTAGCTCAATCTGATATCCTATTTGGTTTATCTTGGTCCTTGCCAGAAATATTTGATTGGCctgttatattattatttccCCAACATCGATATAGCtgaatctcaaaattttcagttttctgattttttttcttggctgAAATTCTGAACCaatcatctaaattttcattcaaattgaCAAAAATGATTGTTCTCCAAATGTCAAACCTCAAAATTTCCAATTTTACATAATTgcttaatttaaattttcttgtatGCTTGTGGATACTTGTTGTGTGATTTCTTCTTTTGGCATCTTTAGCTCATACAGATTTCATTTCCCGTTTCCTAACAATTTAAGTTTTTAGGAAAAGTGGCAACTTATCAAGTTTTCTTTGATGGGAGTGAAGGTCAAATTGACCCCAATTGCTGCGAAGttcaattttcattcaaatttgtCCAAGTTTTCATGATTTTTGTCTCAATTGTTGTCAAAAGTTATCTAAACAGagtattttaattatttctcttcaaatttatCCTTTACTTCACTTGAAAACCATATATGTTTTCTATTTGGTTCATGACTTCCTGCAATACTGTTCTGTTATATAATTCTTCAATGAAACTGTTTAAATCTGTGGCTTTCTTTGAAAATGAGTATAAATGCCATTTCTGTAAATTATCCAAAGAAATCCTAAAAACTGTGAGTTCTTTGTTGATGTTAAATCATATTATCTTATACATTGTACTCTTCCAAATAGTTGGAAAAGAATGATAATTGAAAGAAAAGCTTGATTAATATctgttaaataaaaaacataatatcAATATGACTGTTGTTACATGTCAAGGAGcaagttaattttattttcaactatATAAGTTGGCGAATTCTTTCTTCTAGACATGATAAAAGTTTGTGTATCTGTagctcaaaattttgattttgctcaACAGGGCAAATAGGTTATGCCATTGTTCCAATGATTGCAAGGGGAATCATGCTGGGCCCTGATCAGCCCGTGATTCTGCACTTGCTAGATACTGAACAGACAAATGAAGCCTTGAATTCACTAAAAATGGAATTGCTTGGTTCTGCCTTTCCTCTTTTGAAACGTATGTCTCTTATCTGTGAGAGCTATATACTGAGGTAGATAGAATTATTCTTTCCCTTGAGGTTTCTTAAATCTTGTCATGAATATGTTTCAACAGAAGTAGTTGCTACCAGCGACAATGTTGAAGCTTGTAAAGATGTCAATATTGCTATTATGATTGCTGGATACTCACGAAAGGATGGTTTGGACACCAAGGATTTGATGTCTAAAAATGTATCTATTTACAAGGATGTAGCTTCGGTCTTGGAGCAGCATGCTGCTGCGGATTGCAAGGTAAGAAACCCCATAAATGTGCTTCAATGTTTAGGTATAAGATTCTTGGGACACCCATCTCCGACactggtttgatttttttaatattttttgctgAATGACACTGGTTTAGAATCTTATTTGTTCACATTACATAGATTTGAATTATTTGCATCTGTAGCTCCATTTACTTTAAAAGTCGTGAAATCGGATGTTCAAGatgttttgaagtaaaaataCTTTCTATCCTTGTAGGTGGGATGGTACTTatccatgcacaaagtgcttgagAGTTTAGGGAAGGCGTTTGGGTTGCAAGATCAGCATCATATTAATGCATATATTTTTCACCatctagaaagaaaaaaaacttacttctttttccaaaaaaataagagattGGTTTCAAAATGTGTCCGTTAGATCATTCTGCTTATATATGGAGGtgcaagaaaaaattaataatattatcattaaaTGTGGACACATTGTTAGCAGGAAACTTTCCAGTTATGATGATGAAAATAAAGTCCTTGGCATCAACGTTTGAAAAGAAAGGCATGGGTCCAACAACCAACGTATTGGGAATAAAAGTTATAATGAATAAAGATGCAAAACTCTTATATCAAGATTAGGAAAATTACTTGGAGAAAGGTGCTCAAATGGTTTAACATGGATGATTCCAAATTGCATCTGTCAGTAAAGGAACTATCCAACTAAATGACAATACAATTGTGCCTTTTTTAGTTTGTTTCCaacttatttataattaaaGCAAGTGAAACCAGATTTCTAAATGTTGATGCCTTTTCATTGCTTTTATTATGCAGGTGCTAGTTGTTACCAACCCAGCAAACACCAATGCACTCATCTTGAAACAGTTTGCTCCTTCAATTCCAGAGGAAAACATCACGTGTCTAACACGACTTGATCATAACATAGCATTAAGCCTAATAGCTGAGAAGGTAAAGGTTCCTGTTAGCAATGTCAAGAACATAATCATATGGGGCAATCACTATGCAAATCAATATCCGGACATCAATCATGCAACTGTCaccataaaaaatgaagagaaaccTGTTAAAGAATGCATTCCTGACGATCATTGGTAGGTCAAGATATCCAACATGTTTACTTATTGCCACTTCACATGTTTAAATTATTAGCAGACATTGGTTGATAAACTACCTTTTTGACTTTCTAAGTGGGAGGTACAGCAGACATAGGGGTTAGAACTTAGAACTCAGGCCATTTACTCTAATGCTATAATAAACTAGCACTttatcccaaaaacttaaaatattagaaaatgatgaattgaattatttaaccattattctagcATAGCTGATTGCTAATTCTTATTAACAATCATAATTTTGGTAATTGTAGGAATCCCTCTCCTGTTAAAAGTCTTTGGTTGTATTTGATATGCATTTGCGCCTATTCATCTCTGCAGtatgttcaaaaaataaactgtTGCATCTTCATGGGCTACGATAGccaaagaaaatgttaaagatGCTGTGACCTAACAGTCGTTGTTACACCTTGAAGAATGTGAAATTTGATGAAGCATCTTCGTGGCGGTAAAAAGAGATTGCATCATTGCCAATCTCAAGGGAGATGAAAGATAACATGATTCAGAGGATGGGGGGAGCAATCAGAGAAAGATCAGTTTACAGAAACTGATATGAAAACGTTTTGAAGATGAAGGTGAGCCACAGTCTAGAGAAGTAACTCAAAGTCCTTGGCAAACTAGTGTACAACCACAGGATACTAGAGGAGGATTGATCTAGAATAGAAAAGGAAGAAATCCCATAACTACAAAAGGTCGACAAGGTAACAAAAACTTTATTCCAAGTGTGCAAATGCAGCAATTGCAGAGGATAACAACATAAAAGAGCTGTCAACATATGAATAAGCATCTCAAAGTGAAGAATGTATAAAAGCAATGgaagaaaaaattcacatactAAAGAAGGATCAAACTTGAGACATTGTGCTAAAGCCCAAGGATGTGAAACTCATTTCTTGCAAATGGGTGTTAAAGGTAAGACTCATGCATATGGATTGGTAGGGAGATACAAGGCTCAACTCATAGTTTGAGGATTCTCTCGATAATATGGGCTAGACTATAATGAAATGTTTAGCCCAGTTGCAAAGACAACCATTGTACGTGTCGTGTTAGCACTTAAAAAGAAGTAAATCTTGGAAGCTATGGCAGGCGGATGTAAAGAATGCTTTCCTGCATGGAATATTGGAttgagaaataaaattaaataaccaaaaggatttgagagCAAAGTCCAACCAAACTTTGTACGTAAGTTAAGGAAAGCTCTTTAGATTTAACGAGTGCTAAAGGCATGGTATGGTAAGATTGCAGAAGTCTAATTTAGAAGTTTTTCTTTGGGTACTTTTATCACTTGTTGCTCCCTTTTACTCAGTACCCTCTTCAAGATAAGTAGCGATTGATCATCTATGAAGACAAAAAGTGCCCCAGGGAAATTATGGTTCTCCTCAAGTTATCATTCATATTTTAGGCAATAGTCTATcaactagtttgtacatgttagaattatggttaaatgattaaaaataacatttcttaatagcttaaacttttaataaaattggtaatttatcataGTATCAAAACAAATGGTTAGGAGTTCGGACACTGTCTCCACTTTATATTCtgtttaaaaagttaaaacttgTCCCCAAGGATCCCAATCTTTTTTTATACTTGACCTGGTCTTGAACCCTGTTAGGACCTAGCTTTGACATTGAAGAGTTATTAAACTCCAACGTTTTAGGTTGAAGTAGGGTACAGTAGTTTCCATGTTGAAATTTTAGGTTGCAACCCTTTGCTGGGTGATGTTGCCAATCTTCACATCTCTATGCATCCTGGTCTTCTATTTACTTCGCTTCACTCCCAATAGGTCTCCGTTTTTTTTCGTTTGTCATAGGTTAAAAACCGAGTTCATCACCAATGTGCAGCAGCGTGGCGCAGCCTGGAACAGATCTCAGAAAGCAACAAACAGTGCATTGTCTTGTGCAAGTGCGGCTTGTGATCATATACATGATTGGGTTTACGGGACTCCCAAGGTTGATTCTCCTTCATCTCAAATAGCATTTGATCATGCAGAACTTATTTGCTTTTATattctgtttttttattttattttattttatttgttattaacttttgtaattttcccTTTGTCTTTGGAATTCAGGGAAAATGGGTTTCCATGGGAGTGTATTCTGATGGTTCTTATGGGATCCCAAAGGATATTATTTACTCTTTTCCTGTTAAATGTGAGAAAGGGAAATGGTCAATTGTGCAGGGTAAGTTCCGTGGCTTCTATATTTTGTAAATGTTACATCTTCTTTCCTTGAGAGTTGAACTTTTACTTCCAGTGTTTCAGAAGCTAGAAATCACTAAAACCTGCATGGAGGAATATATGTTGTTTGTCAATTATTTCTTAGATCTAAGTAATGGTTTTAGCAAACGTGTGTAGTTGTTAAAGAGAGAAggatatattttttgaatactATGAACTAAAACAATGAATGCACAGAGCTCAGAGCTCCCATTCACCAATGAGCAATCAATGATGATTAAAtcaattcttctaaaaaaaatgatgattaaaGCGAGGCTGAGTACTATAATTGAAGATTCATGAATGAGTATTTATAACTATGAGAACCTACTGCACTTTTGTGTCAacattttttattccaaaatgTTTGTGAAATGGTCCAGATTTTATGTTATTACTTGCTTCAGTGCCTCAATGTTGTCAAGGAGCCTTATAGCTCAACTAGcactttt includes the following:
- the LOC115986565 gene encoding malate dehydrogenase-like isoform X4; this encodes MIARGVMLGPDQPVTLHLFDNIKQADEALNGIKMELIDAAFPLLKGVIATTDIVEACKDVNIAVMLGGFPRKEGMERTDMMSKNVSMYMAQALALGKHAAADCKVLVFAKPSNTNALILKEFAPSISEKNITCLTRLDHNRALSQIAKRLKVHASDVKNIIIWGNHSSTHYPDVNHATFTTKDGERLVREHVADDHWLKTEFIKTVQHRGLAIIKARKASSALSAASAACDHIRDWVFGTPKGTWVSMGVCSDGSYGIEPGLIYSFPVRCENGKWSIVQGLKIDEFSRAKMDATAKELIEEASFAKSCLNEQ
- the LOC115986564 gene encoding malate dehydrogenase, cytoplasmic-like isoform X2 translates to MELIIDLSVFRKIKYLELLHKGHIVLVYIALYWWLIRYIWSFFKREKEPMKVLVKGATGQIGYAIVPMIARGIMLGPDQPVILHLLDTEQTNEALNSLKMELLGSAFPLLKQVVATSDNVEACKDVNIAIMIAGYSRKDGLDTKDLMSKNVSIYKDVASVLEQHAAADCKVLVVTNPANTNALILKQFAPSIPEENITCLTRLDHNIALSLIAEKVKVPVSNVKNIIIWGNHYANQYPDINHATVTIKNEEKPVKECIPDDHWLKTEFITNVQQRGAAWNRSQKATNSALSCASAACDHIHDWVYGTPKGKWVSMGVYSDGSYGIPKDIIYSFPVKCEKGKWSIVQGLTIDALTREKMDLAAKDLEEEISMAKSCLD
- the LOC115986564 gene encoding malate dehydrogenase, cytoplasmic-like isoform X1, which encodes MELIIDLSVFRKIKYLELLHKGHIVLVYIALYWWLIRYIWSFFKREKEPMKVLVKGATGQIGYAIVPMIARGIMLGPDQPVILHLLDTEQTNEALNSLKMELLGSAFPLLKQVVATSDNVEACKDVNIAIMIAGYSRKDGLDTKDLMSKNVSIYKDVASVLEQHAAADCKVLVVTNPANTNALILKQFAPSIPEENITCLTRLDHNIALSLIAEKVKVPVSNVKNIIIWGNHYANQYPDINHATVTIKNEEKPVKECIPDDHWSPFFFVCHRLKTEFITNVQQRGAAWNRSQKATNSALSCASAACDHIHDWVYGTPKGKWVSMGVYSDGSYGIPKDIIYSFPVKCEKGKWSIVQGLTIDALTREKMDLAAKDLEEEISMAKSCLD
- the LOC115986565 gene encoding malate dehydrogenase 3, cytoplasmic-like isoform X3, translating into MEYLELLLKGLVVLFPIAFCCMLITYKWSFRKIEKEPTKVLVTGAAGQIGYAILPMIARGVMLGPDQPVTLHLFDNIKQADEALNGIKMELIDAAFPLLKDSHGRKVLVFAKPSNTNALILKEFAPSISEKNITCLTRLDHNRALSQIAKRLKVHASDVKNIIIWGNHSSTHYPDVNHATFTTKDGERLVREHVADDHWLKTEFIKTVQHRGLAIIKARKASSALSAASAACDHIRDWVFGTPKGTWVSMGVCSDGSYGIEPGLIYSFPVRCENGKWSIVQGLKIDEFSRAKMDATAKELIEEASFAKSCLNEQ
- the LOC115986565 gene encoding malate dehydrogenase, cytoplasmic-like isoform X1, with translation MEYLELLLKGLVVLFPIAFCCMLITYKWSFRKIEKEPTKVLVTGAAGQIGYAILPMIARGVMLGPDQPVTLHLFDNIKQADEALNGIKMELIDAAFPLLKGVIATTDIVEACKDVNIAVMLGGFPRKEGMERTDMMSKNVSMYMAQALALGKHAAADCKVLVFAKPSNTNALILKEFAPSISEKNITCLTRLDHNRALSQIAKRLKVHASDVKNIIIWGNHSSTHYPDVNHATFTTKDGERLVREHVADDHWLKTEFIKTVQHRGLAIIKARKASSALSAASAACDHIRDWVFGTPKGTWVSMGVCSDGSYGIEPGLIYSFPVRCENGKWSIVQGLKIDEFSRAKMDATAKELIEEASFAKSCLNEQ
- the LOC115986565 gene encoding malate dehydrogenase, cytoplasmic-like isoform X2; the protein is MEYLELLLKGLVVLFPIAFCCMLITYKWSFRKIEKEPTKVLVTGAAGQIGYAILPMIARGVMLGPDQPVTLHLFDNIKQADEALNGIKMELIDAAFPLLKGVIATTDIVEACKDVNIAVMLGGFPRKEGMERTDMMSKNVSMYMAQALALGKHAAADCKVLVFAKPSNTNALILKEFAPSISEKNITCLTRLDHNRALSQIAKRLKVHASDVKNIIIWGNHSSTHYPDVNHATFTTKDGERLVREHVADDHWERGFPWEFVLMVLMGSNLALFTLFLLDVRMENGQLCRGSRSMSSQGQRWMQRQKNSSRKHHSPSHASMNNEPIFPWRMKKT